GGGGTCTTGGTATCGACCGGGATGCCGAGCGCGTAGACCTTGCCGGTCTTCACCAGTTGCGCGGCTTTCAGCGCCAGCTCGGGCGTCAGATAGTTGGCGGCGCCGATCTCGTCGTTCGGCCCCCATTTCGACTTGGTCCAGTCCGGTGCGGGGGCCTGGGCCTGAGCGATCCCGATCGAGCCCATCAACGCGACCGAGACGCCGAGCGTCAGCATTTTCAGCATGGTGGTTTTCTCCCGATTGTTGTTTCTTGACGTTTGTCGTCGGCCCGCAACGCCGTTGCCGGTTGCGGGCCGCGTGCGATCTTCCGCCGGAAAGCTGCTTCGCGCCATCGGCAACATTGGGTGCGGCGCCGCAAATCGCCATAGAAACGGGACCGCTCATGCCGTGGTGCGAGATCGCGTTGTTGCACGCGCGAACCACCTCATTCAGCCCCGGATAGCCGGGCGACCGCGCTGCGTGCTAAAGCGGCGGCGGCGCGCAACGACGCCCGCCGTCCTTTCTCACCATCGCGAGCACTGAGCATGTGGCCGGACCGCCGTCTCCTCGACCTGTTCGATATCGAATTTCCATTCGTTCTGGCGCCGATGGCCGGCGCGATGGATGCCGAGCTGGCGATTGCAGCAGCGCGGGGTGGGGCGCTGGCGTCGCTTCCCTGCGCGATGCTGACCGCTGACAAGGCGCGCGAGCAGGTCGGGATCTTCCGCCAGCAGGTGTCGGCGCCGGTCAATCTCAACTTCTTCTGCCACAGGTCGGTCGCCGCCGATCCGGCGCGCGAGGCGGTGTGGAAGCAGCGGCTCGGCGCCTACTATCAGGAATTCGGCCTCGACCCGGCCGCGCCGGTGGCCGCCGCCAATCGTGCGCCGTTCGATGCGGCGATGTGCGAACTGGTCGAGCAGTTGAAGCCTGCGGCGGTCAGCTTTCATTTCGGCCTGCCGGACGAGGCTTTGCTGCGGCGCGTGAAGGACGCCGGCTGCATCGTGCTGGCGTCGGCGACGATCGTGCGCGAGGCGATTTGGCTCGAGGAGCGCGGTGCCGATCTGGTGATCGCGCAGGGCGCCGAGGCGGGCGGGCATCGCGGCATGTTCCTGACCGAG
The DNA window shown above is from Rhodopseudomonas palustris HaA2 and carries:
- a CDS encoding NAD(P)H-dependent flavin oxidoreductase, whose translation is MWPDRRLLDLFDIEFPFVLAPMAGAMDAELAIAAARGGALASLPCAMLTADKAREQVGIFRQQVSAPVNLNFFCHRSVAADPAREAVWKQRLGAYYQEFGLDPAAPVAAANRAPFDAAMCELVEQLKPAAVSFHFGLPDEALLRRVKDAGCIVLASATIVREAIWLEERGADLVIAQGAEAGGHRGMFLTENIAEQPGLFALLPQVVDAVRVPVIAAGGIADGRGIAAAMALGASGVQIGTAYLRCPESRISAPARAALAQATDASTVITNVMTGRPARGVANRVMREIGPLSADAPAFPHAATALGPLKAEAEKQGRTDFTNLWAGQAVRLGRDMPAAELTRALAGSALARLSRLAG